The genomic window CACAACTGAAGACTTGATGAGCGTAATAGGTTTCGAGAGGACCGTCCGGATACCAGATAGGACGCTCCCTCCGACGTCGATGTCCCCACCGCGAGAAATCGTTCCTCCCTGCTTGCTCAGGCGGAGCATCTCCGAGACTGCGAAAATCCCAATGAGGGCTGCAACGAAGTTGATTCCGTTGTACAGACCGAGCTGGCCGAACGTATAGCGGGATGTTGGGAGCATTGGCGCGACTCCGACAGTTGCGAGCATCACGCCGAATCCACCTGCCATCGCATCTCGTAGGAAATTCCCTTCAGAGACGACTATGATGAGCGCGAGGCCAAGGACTGCGACCAAGAAGTATTCAGGAGTCCCGAACATGAGAACGATTGTGACGAGTGCGGGAAGAATCGCAAGAATGGCCACTCCACCGAGGAAGTCACCGATACTTGAGGAGACAGCAGAAATTGTGAGTGCATCAACGGCACGTCCCTCTCTCGCCATCGGATAGCCCTCGAGTGTCGTCGCTGCTGCGGACGCGGAACCGGGGACGTTGAATAGAATTGCGGAGATACTTCCCCCGTACATAACACCGTTGTATGCCCCAATGAGGAAGATAATTGCGTTAACACTCTCTAGCTGGATTGTGAACGGTATTGCAATCGCCAAAGTGAGTGCTCCGCCGACACCGGGGAGACTACCACCGATGACGCCGATGATGACGCCGAGAGTGATGAACGCAATGCCCGGCCATGAGAACACCATTTCGATCGCGTTGAGGAGTATACTAATATCTGTCATTCAGATCCCCCCCGTTACGAGGTCGAGTTTCATGAGCACGATGAAGACATAGGCGACCCCCGTTAGTGCGGCGGTGATAATCGCGGTCACCCACCACTTCTGGCCCGTGTACACGAGGTATGCGAGCGCGAAGGGCGGAGTTACCCAGAACAGTCCAACGGCGAAGCCTCCGAGGATATACCCCGTAATGAGCACACCTAGGACAAGCATTCGGGTCCGGTTTTCTGTTTCCCCACTTTCCTCCGTTTCCGACATCGACGACTCGTCGTCACCTGAACCGCTGAGGACGACGGAGTCACCTTTGGTAAACTCGTAAGGGATAAAGTGGTTCACGACACGGAGCGTGGCTGCAACTATGACGATCCCAGACGCAGCCTGTGGAAAGAGGCGTGCTGCCGGTGGAAAATCATAGGCTGTAATGAACATGTAGACGGCAAGTGTTACCAGCAGCGCGGCAAACACGTGTTCGCCGCGTGCCATGTTGGTAAGGCGGTCCATAGCTGATGATTTGGAAGTGCTCATTCTTAAATGAATTTGTTAGCTGACTCGGCCGCAGTTTTTCCGTACACGGCTGCATTCATCTGACCTGTTCCACCAGGATAGTTGTCGAAGAACAACCCACCAGTACTGTTCCCAGCAGCGTAGAGTCCAGGGATAGTCTCGCCACGACTGTCGATGGCTTCTGCATGCGTGTTTGTACGAACACCACCGAAGCTGAACGTGATGCCACCAGTGACTGCGTATGCGTAGTAGGGGGGGTCGTCAATGGGAAGTGCCCAGTTCGTCTTCGGGGGTGCAACGTCGGTCGTTTTGTTCCCGTCAAGAACCTCTGGTTCGAACGCACCGGGGTCGCAGCCAGCGTTGTACTTGTCTATCGTTTCGACTGCCGTCTCGGGATCGGCACAGCCGACTTCCGCCAAAACCTCTGGGAGAGTATCCCCGACGATAGGATCCGATGGCCCAGTCGCACGAAGGAGGTCGTGAACTTTCGAGTCGACCACAATGTATGCGACGTGATTTGGTTCCTCGAAGATCAGACGGCCGAACTTCGCGTATGTATGTGCACGAGCGTCTTGCCCCTCGTCCACAAACCGTTCTCCTTCGTCGTTCACTATAACACCGTACTGATAGCCATCGACGCGGTTTGCACCACCAGCGACATCCGGACTCGCAGCGTCGATGAGTGCCATGTGGGCGCCGCCCCACTGACCAACCAGATCGGCACCGACGTCACTGGCTGCTTCAAGCGCTTCGCCGGTGTTGTACCGACTACCGCGTACCTTCATCGCATCATAGTCGCGTCCATAGTATCGGACGCGCTTTTCGTCAC from Halostagnicola kamekurae includes these protein-coding regions:
- a CDS encoding tripartite tricarboxylate transporter permease; protein product: MTDISILLNAIEMVFSWPGIAFITLGVIIGVIGGSLPGVGGALTLAIAIPFTIQLESVNAIIFLIGAYNGVMYGGSISAILFNVPGSASAAATTLEGYPMAREGRAVDALTISAVSSSIGDFLGGVAILAILPALVTIVLMFGTPEYFLVAVLGLALIIVVSEGNFLRDAMAGGFGVMLATVGVAPMLPTSRYTFGQLGLYNGINFVAALIGIFAVSEMLRLSKQGGTISRGGDIDVGGSVLSGIRTVLSKPITLIKSSVVGLLIGAIPGSGGSVSTFVAYGEAKRASENPEKFGNGAEEGIVATESSNNATVSGSLIPTLTFGIPGSTTTAVLIGALMLHGIRPGPALFSSQINLTYSIFVSLVACSFIILALGLLVVRWAGYLTTVNTSVIIPIIIVLSVLGAFSLNSNYFDVFVVLTLGIIGYFMQSYDYSLVAFLLGLILGPIAEENLARSLALSNGSLDIFFATPLRLLLVVATVVIVVGPYLGPVLKQQFGTTSEV
- the tcuA gene encoding FAD-dependent tricarballylate dehydrogenase TcuA, with product MNASGYTDTHEYEIVVIGSGTAGLTAALRAAELDRSVAVLEKAPRERQGGHTRFSESFRVPSVGTDLDQYGFEFDIKDYTVDEFYEDILDQTSDRADPDLARYLAENAGDTLEWLTGSAGVDWQMEPLAVGYTVARTWFDGEEYVNTVTEAAEDEGADFFFKTEARGFHRDKDGHVVGVDAITDDGLVRFETDAVILAAGAYSSSDEKRVRYYGRDYDAMKVRGSRYNTGEALEAASDVGADLVGQWGGAHMALIDAASPDVAGGANRVDGYQYGVIVNDEGERFVDEGQDARAHTYAKFGRLIFEEPNHVAYIVVDSKVHDLLRATGPSDPIVGDTLPEVLAEVGCADPETAVETIDKYNAGCDPGAFEPEVLDGNKTTDVAPPKTNWALPIDDPPYYAYAVTGGITFSFGGVRTNTHAEAIDSRGETIPGLYAAGNSTGGLFFDNYPGGTGQMNAAVYGKTAAESANKFI
- a CDS encoding tripartite tricarboxylate transporter TctB family protein translates to MDRLTNMARGEHVFAALLVTLAVYMFITAYDFPPAARLFPQAASGIVIVAATLRVVNHFIPYEFTKGDSVVLSGSGDDESSMSETEESGETENRTRMLVLGVLITGYILGGFAVGLFWVTPPFALAYLVYTGQKWWVTAIITAALTGVAYVFIVLMKLDLVTGGI